One genomic segment of Scomber japonicus isolate fScoJap1 chromosome 23, fScoJap1.pri, whole genome shotgun sequence includes these proteins:
- the LOC128385338 gene encoding plexin-C1-like: MKESGKNISKPEISSITPSIVSIYGKNHALLTGHNLSDVIRVRIQVDMDCTPRESPVWNNTGVNLTFHIPSVDRKGVVKVCVVLPDGSCHGNTEITYRSSPSCTAVTPSSSWMSGNRKITLMGSHLEFVEGVIHSHTMQDVRLPRNSNSQNLIYDTPAAENTKGTFTSNVFLKTANETLTCSISIAYHPDPEFISFTSTRMRNGVHMINIKKMADKLEITPAELTVWGVQDEKHYLCNMEAKSIHNEIDVFICEIQSTSDTEFQHLLIKYGDKTVGLGPPSLLHQVLLTLRILMIPFVTIALVIICWWQKKLAAEMNKF; the protein is encoded by the exons ATGAAGGAATCAGGAAAGAACATTTCT aagCCAGAGATCTCCTCCATCACTCCCAGCATTGTGTCTATTTACGGCAAAAACCACGCACTGTTGACAGGTCACAACCTCAGTGACGTGATCAGAGTGAGGATCCAAGTGGACATGGACTGCACTCCACGAGA ATCTCCTGTGTGGAACAACACAGGTGTGAATCTGACGTTCCACATTCCCAGTGTTGACCGTAAAGGCGTGGTCAAAGTATGTGTTGTCCTCCCAGATGGtagttgccatggcaacactgAAATCACCTACAGGTCATCTCCATCTTGTACCGCTGTTACACCAAGCAGCAGCTGGATGAG TGGAAATAGGAAGATCACACTCATGGGATCCCACCTGGAATTTGTGGAAGGGGTCATACACAGCCACACCATGCAGGATGTCAGGCTTCCCAGAAACAGCAACTCTCAG AATCTAATCTATGACACACCTGCAGCTGAAAATACTAAAGGAACTTTTACCAGCAATGTGTTTCTGAAAACTGCCAATGAAACCTTGACCTGCTCCATAAGTATCGCTTACCATCCAGACCCTGAATTTATCAGCTTCACATCCACAAGGATGCGGAATGGTGTGCATATGATCAACATAAAG aAAATGGCAGACAAACTGGAGATAACCCCAGCAGAATTGACAGTATGGGGCGTCCAGGACGAAAAGCATTACCTCTGCAACATGGAAGCCAAAAGTATCCATAACGAGATTGATGTCTTTATCTGTGAAATTCAAAGTACATCCGACACTGAGTTTCAGCACTTATTG ATTAAGTATGGAGACAAGACTGTAGGACTAGGGCCTCCATCTTTATTACATCAGGTGCTTCTGACTCTGCGTATCCTGATGATACCCTTTGTAACTATTG cGTTGGTGATTATTTGCTGGTGGCAAAAGAAACTTGCTGCTGAGATGAACAAGTTCTGA
- the LOC128353529 gene encoding plexin-C1-like gives MTKEGRRSSASQKHNQSYNSCCQLAVDNNYHTTCPKVLYRANDDHKVFPKIHLDEVDHQHAYVAFQNQMKRVPVSKCSTYKTLQDCWSAQDPYCVWCGSNRCTFEDECPDSDWLSIPEDYQEKMVSYTITKDTTDQITLKIQTHLTVGQNALSNFVCEISSSVNEFCRRESAPPQFPQCPCILSNNTLPIEGQ, from the exons ATGACgaaagagggcaggag AAGCTCAGCCTCTCAGAAACATAACCAAAGCTACAATTCTTGTTGTCAGCTTGCTGTGGACAACAACTATCACACCACCTGCCCCAAGGTGCTCTACAGGGCCAATGATGACCACAAAGTGTTTCCCAAAATACATCTGGATGAAGTGGATCATCAACATGCGTATGTGGCATTTCAAAACCAG ATGAAGCGTGTACCTGTGTCAAAGTGCAGCACATATAAAACTCTGCAGGACTGTTGGTCTGCTCAGGATCCATACTGTGTCTGGTGTGGCTCCAACAG ATGCACATTTGAAGATGAATGCCCAGATTCAGACTGGTTATCCATTCCTGAAGATTACCAGGAGAAAATGGTTTCCTACACTATAACAAAAGACACCACTGACCAG ATCACACTAAAGATCCAGACACACCTGACTGTGGGTCAGAACGCGCTGTCTAATTTCGTCTGTGAAATCTCTTCAAGTGTCAATGAGTTTTGTAGAAGAGAAAGCGCTCCCCCACAGTTCCCACAATGCCCCTGCATCCTCTCAAATAACACACTTCCCATTGAAGGTCagtga